The Streptomyces avermitilis MA-4680 = NBRC 14893 genome contains a region encoding:
- a CDS encoding aminotransferase class I/II-fold pyridoxal phosphate-dependent enzyme: MLISAGSPRLLDGQIGELLDFLDRSPGTPPAAMAHTLGGREMLTARLAVVAATPDELAGRLRRARRQLADGVRGDLGDGAFAADAPLPPEQRRIAFVFPGQGSQRPAMMHDLYQRSGLFRAALDTLGAPAREHTGLSPAQVLYGQRASTPPGDAQLRQRPAGTDVCQPLLGSVQIAATRLLAACGVSPDLTLGHSAGEFAAAAAAGALTDEDTVRLLAHRGAALAQAETGARGGMLAVQSDKETCRRLVHGIDDVWFACFNHPRQVVVSGTVQGLAALRRACAAAKVAAVTLEVSNAFHSPRLASAEAAMRADLARRPVTRPPVAFVSCVSAALCSDPAELRELWARHACAPVRFEEAVRSAYAHGARVFLQVTGNRSLLASVRRSLAGHGDVRLAGTDGPAPDSGRGFLQALAHLAVLGAPVDPRALIPQQDRRLLDLPVARLDTQSYWIRQPRRPATPVNPVNPVNPVNPVNNEAPTAGVPLRPAPFGPCGAPRTEQPATGRTTAGETTGEATGETTGQTAGEADGQADGPATWQATGQEVLHEALTLLREQGALLTRLSEALGTHHATGPAAQSEALPIASTAPAASAPPAPAASGIPAVPAVRCAPPADDDPAAASADADRPAARNITDITQIREAAEATKVSEATEATEAGEAAEAAEAAETVFAHVARISAFPISHLHGRQLLTDDLGFDSLMLTDLFASLKRQWPFLTIDEKTYDRPTVEGLITMITDGSADTAPLTAPRTRPTGRREAADALAAPQAVTEPNAEPNAGPGAGPGAGPDAGPDGDALPDPPAVGPHAVPPTRTGLHAVPPAHTGLHAVPAARTGPATAGLPEQQTQIECFPEVTAHNERLATYSRLGLPNPYFVVHERGMTDTTVVGGRELLSFSSYNYLGMATHPQVNEAARKAIERCGTSVSASRLLSGSRPLHLELEAELAATLGCEAAITLVNGHATNVTVIGHLVGEGDLIVHDSLAHDSIIQGCRLSGARRRPFPHNDAAALDALLTQVRHHYRRVLVVAEGVYSMDGDIADLPALIEVKRRHGALLMIDEAHSIGVIGAAGRGIGQYFDVDRQDVELWSGTLSKALASCGGYVAAGRTVVDYLRYTVPGFVFSAGMTPANTAASLAALRVLRAEPQRVARLKENSALFARLAHRAGIDTGPSHDTPIIPCIVGDSAKTLQLAEALFEQGISVNPILYPAVPEKAARLRFFITCDHTPDQIHHTVRELAHGLRQADTAPAA; this comes from the coding sequence GTGCTGATCTCGGCCGGCAGCCCCCGCCTGCTGGACGGGCAAATCGGTGAGCTGCTCGACTTCCTGGACCGCTCGCCCGGCACCCCGCCGGCAGCCATGGCCCACACCCTGGGCGGCCGCGAGATGCTCACCGCCCGGCTCGCGGTGGTGGCCGCCACCCCGGACGAACTGGCCGGGCGGCTGCGCCGAGCCCGCCGGCAGCTCGCCGACGGCGTCCGGGGCGACCTGGGCGACGGCGCGTTCGCCGCGGACGCTCCCCTGCCGCCGGAGCAGCGCCGTATCGCCTTCGTCTTCCCCGGCCAGGGCAGTCAGCGCCCCGCCATGATGCACGACCTCTACCAGCGGTCCGGCCTGTTCCGGGCGGCCCTGGACACGCTGGGCGCCCCGGCCCGCGAGCACACCGGCCTCTCTCCCGCCCAGGTGCTGTACGGACAGCGGGCGAGCACCCCTCCCGGCGATGCGCAGCTGCGGCAGCGGCCGGCCGGCACCGATGTGTGCCAGCCGCTGCTCGGCAGCGTCCAGATCGCCGCCACCCGCCTGCTGGCCGCCTGCGGCGTCAGCCCCGACCTCACGCTGGGCCACAGCGCCGGAGAATTCGCCGCGGCCGCCGCGGCCGGCGCGCTCACCGACGAGGACACCGTCCGGCTGCTGGCCCACCGGGGCGCCGCCCTGGCCCAGGCCGAGACCGGCGCCCGGGGCGGGATGCTCGCCGTGCAGAGCGACAAAGAGACCTGCAGGCGGCTGGTCCACGGGATCGACGACGTGTGGTTCGCCTGCTTCAACCACCCGCGGCAGGTCGTGGTCAGCGGCACCGTCCAGGGCCTCGCCGCGCTGCGGCGCGCCTGCGCCGCAGCGAAGGTCGCCGCGGTGACGCTCGAAGTGTCGAACGCCTTCCACTCGCCGCGGCTCGCCAGTGCCGAGGCGGCCATGCGCGCGGATCTCGCCCGCCGCCCCGTCACCCGGCCCCCCGTGGCGTTCGTGTCGTGCGTGAGCGCGGCCCTGTGCAGCGACCCCGCCGAGCTGCGCGAGCTGTGGGCCCGCCACGCGTGCGCGCCGGTCCGCTTCGAGGAGGCCGTCCGCAGTGCCTACGCCCACGGCGCCCGCGTCTTCCTCCAGGTGACCGGTAACCGCTCGCTCCTGGCCTCTGTCCGCCGCAGCCTCGCCGGCCACGGCGACGTTCGTCTCGCGGGCACCGACGGGCCGGCGCCCGACAGCGGACGCGGCTTCCTCCAGGCCCTGGCCCACCTCGCGGTCCTGGGCGCCCCGGTGGACCCCCGCGCCCTGATCCCCCAGCAGGACCGCCGGCTGCTGGACCTGCCGGTGGCCCGGCTCGACACCCAGTCCTACTGGATACGGCAGCCCCGCCGACCCGCAACCCCCGTGAACCCGGTGAACCCGGTGAACCCGGTGAACCCGGTGAACAACGAAGCCCCGACCGCCGGCGTCCCGCTCCGGCCCGCACCATTCGGCCCCTGTGGCGCCCCGCGCACCGAACAGCCGGCCACCGGCCGGACGACGGCCGGGGAAACCACCGGGGAAGCCACCGGGGAAACGACCGGGCAAACGGCCGGGGAGGCAGACGGGCAAGCGGACGGGCCGGCGACTTGGCAGGCGACCGGGCAGGAAGTGCTGCACGAGGCGCTCACCCTGCTGCGGGAACAGGGCGCGCTGCTCACCCGCCTGAGCGAAGCCCTCGGAACGCACCACGCCACCGGGCCGGCGGCGCAGAGCGAGGCCCTGCCCATAGCCTCCACAGCCCCGGCAGCCTCCGCTCCCCCTGCCCCGGCAGCCTCCGGCATCCCGGCTGTCCCGGCCGTGCGCTGCGCACCGCCCGCCGACGACGATCCTGCGGCGGCCTCGGCGGACGCAGACCGCCCAGCGGCCCGGAACATCACGGACATCACGCAGATCAGGGAAGCCGCAGAGGCAACAAAGGTCTCAGAGGCCACGGAGGCCACGGAGGCCGGGGAGGCTGCGGAGGCTGCGGAGGCCGCGGAGACGGTGTTCGCTCACGTGGCGCGGATCAGCGCGTTCCCGATCAGTCATCTGCACGGGCGGCAGCTGCTGACCGACGATCTCGGTTTCGACTCCCTGATGCTGACCGACCTGTTCGCATCCCTCAAACGGCAGTGGCCCTTCCTGACGATCGACGAGAAGACCTATGACCGGCCGACCGTCGAAGGCCTCATCACCATGATCACGGACGGCTCCGCGGACACCGCACCGCTCACCGCACCGCGCACCCGGCCGACGGGCCGCCGGGAGGCGGCAGATGCCCTCGCCGCACCACAAGCCGTCACCGAACCAAACGCCGAACCAAACGCCGGACCGGGTGCCGGCCCAGGCGCCGGTCCGGATGCCGGTCCGGACGGCGACGCCCTGCCCGACCCGCCCGCCGTCGGCCCGCACGCAGTGCCGCCGACGCGGACCGGTTTGCACGCGGTACCGCCGGCGCACACCGGCCTGCACGCGGTGCCCGCGGCGCGCACCGGGCCCGCCACCGCCGGCCTGCCCGAGCAGCAGACACAAATCGAGTGCTTCCCGGAGGTCACCGCGCACAACGAGCGCTTGGCCACGTACAGCCGACTGGGCCTGCCCAACCCGTACTTCGTGGTCCATGAACGCGGCATGACGGACACGACCGTCGTCGGCGGCCGCGAGCTCCTGTCGTTCTCCAGCTACAACTACCTGGGCATGGCAACGCACCCCCAGGTCAACGAGGCAGCCAGAAAAGCCATCGAACGCTGCGGCACCTCGGTGTCCGCCAGCCGGCTGCTGTCCGGCAGCCGTCCCCTGCACCTGGAACTCGAAGCGGAACTCGCCGCCACCCTCGGATGCGAGGCCGCGATCACTCTCGTCAACGGGCACGCCACCAACGTCACCGTGATCGGGCACCTCGTCGGCGAGGGCGACCTCATCGTCCACGACTCCCTCGCCCACGACAGCATCATCCAGGGATGCCGGCTCTCCGGCGCGAGGCGGCGGCCCTTCCCGCACAACGACGCGGCCGCCCTGGACGCCCTCCTCACCCAGGTCCGCCACCACTACCGCCGCGTCCTGGTCGTCGCCGAGGGCGTCTACAGCATGGACGGTGACATCGCCGACCTGCCCGCCCTGATCGAGGTCAAGCGCCGGCACGGCGCGCTGCTGATGATCGACGAGGCGCACAGCATCGGAGTGATCGGCGCCGCGGGGCGCGGCATCGGCCAGTACTTCGACGTGGACCGCCAGGACGTCGAGCTGTGGTCGGGCACGCTGTCCAAGGCGCTGGCGAGCTGCGGCGGTTACGTCGCCGCCGGCCGTACGGTGGTCGACTACCTCCGCTACACGGTTCCGGGCTTCGTCTTCAGCGCCGGCATGACTCCCGCGAACACGGCCGCGTCCCTGGCCGCCCTGCGCGTGCTGCGGGCCGAACCGCAGCGCGTGGCACGCCTCAAGGAGAACTCCGCCCTCTTCGCCCGCCTGGCGCACCGGGCGGGCATCGACACCGGACCCAGCCACGACACGCCGATCATCCCGTGCATCGTCGGGGACTCGGCGAAGACCCTGCAGCTCGCCGAGGCGCTCTTCGAGCAGGGCATCAGCGTCAACCCCATCCTGTATCCGGCGGTACCCGAGAAGGCGGCCCGGCTGCGTTTCTTCATCACCTGCGACCACACGCCCGACCAGATCCACCACACCGTGCGGGAACTGGCCCACGGGCTGCGGCAGGCGGACACCGCCCCCGCCGCCTGA
- a CDS encoding MMPL family transporter yields MSAASEERTSTALEAGMFCWIGEAATRRPRLVLFGAFVFLVLCVALGAGAGGRLKTQGYDDPRSDSSFAARVTAEHLGAAPNLVVVVQVPGGFVDDAAAQRAGEDLTRRLAAQPQVSAVSSYWRGRAAELRSRDGRSAMLLAHVDGTGEELGGRVKRLREALTAAGPYTGGSSAPGPSTAGPSTPGPSAAGPSAAGSSTGGSPAGGSSARAAAKGMPALKVHVGGPALVDAELQDLSESDLKRAEAVVLPGTLILLVLVFGSVVAALLPLLIGVLSIAGTLLVLSVLGRVTDVSVFALNLTTVLGLGLGIDYGLLIVSRFREEITGGHSARDAALRTVRTEGHTIVFSAATVCAALATLLVFPPYFLRSFAYAGIAVVAIAAVAALTIMPALLTLLGKRVNAWPVPWRRRVQAGCASRWWEALARRVVRRPVLAAVPVIGLLAVLAAPFAHAGFATPDDRALPAGSFSRQAGDLVRGEFGTRSAGALTVFTTSATPQVALDYAPRLSALPGVAQVVGPFGVYRDGRQVAASGPGQAGPSGTDRAAFHSVVPSADPRSGAAQRLVRAIRAMPTPADTHVHVGGPSAVLVDAKDTVAGRLPLALAVITLTTSVLLFGFTRSVILPLKAIALNALSLAAVMGAMVWVFQTGHLQSLLGFTPGPLSTTMPVLLFCIVFGLSVDYEVFVLARIKEAHDAGQDTAGSIVTGIARTGGIVTTAGALLAFTLLSFGTSQVSLLQFFGIGAGLGVLLDATLVRGVLVPALMRLAGGWNWWAPRGLRRDRPARNGPPVTGDPPARRAPPPPPARHAPPTPPVPPVPQVSQASQASQAPAGAGPAVPPVSSPSRRTPDVSRSSHPTQEGLS; encoded by the coding sequence GTGTCCGCTGCATCTGAGGAGCGGACCTCGACCGCACTGGAGGCTGGGATGTTCTGCTGGATCGGGGAGGCTGCCACTCGTCGCCCGCGGCTCGTCCTCTTCGGTGCGTTCGTCTTCCTCGTGCTGTGTGTGGCGCTCGGTGCGGGGGCCGGTGGCCGGCTGAAGACGCAGGGGTACGACGATCCCCGTTCCGACTCCAGCTTCGCGGCCCGGGTGACGGCCGAGCACCTCGGGGCGGCCCCGAACCTGGTCGTCGTGGTGCAGGTGCCCGGCGGCTTCGTCGACGACGCCGCCGCCCAGAGGGCGGGCGAGGACCTGACCAGGCGTCTGGCGGCGCAGCCGCAGGTGAGCGCCGTGTCCTCGTACTGGAGGGGCCGTGCGGCCGAGTTGCGCAGCCGGGACGGCCGCTCGGCCATGCTGCTCGCGCACGTGGACGGCACCGGCGAGGAGCTCGGTGGGCGGGTCAAGCGGCTGCGTGAGGCGCTGACCGCTGCCGGGCCGTACACCGGCGGGTCATCCGCCCCCGGGCCGTCCACCGCCGGGCCGTCCACTCCCGGGCCGTCCGCTGCGGGGCCGTCCGCTGCGGGGTCTTCCACGGGCGGATCGCCGGCCGGCGGGTCGTCCGCCCGGGCGGCGGCAAAGGGGATGCCGGCCCTGAAGGTGCACGTGGGCGGGCCGGCTCTCGTCGATGCCGAGCTCCAGGACCTTTCGGAGTCGGACCTGAAGCGGGCCGAGGCCGTGGTCCTGCCGGGGACGCTGATCCTGCTGGTCCTGGTGTTCGGCAGTGTGGTGGCCGCACTGCTGCCCCTGCTGATCGGGGTCCTGTCCATCGCCGGGACGCTGCTGGTACTGAGCGTGCTCGGCCGTGTCACCGATGTGTCGGTGTTCGCGCTGAACCTGACCACGGTGCTCGGCCTGGGCCTGGGGATCGACTACGGGCTGCTGATCGTCTCGCGGTTCCGTGAGGAGATCACCGGCGGGCACAGTGCGCGCGACGCCGCCCTGCGCACCGTGCGCACCGAGGGCCACACGATCGTCTTCAGTGCCGCGACGGTCTGTGCCGCGCTGGCGACGCTGCTGGTGTTCCCGCCGTACTTCCTGCGGTCCTTCGCGTATGCGGGCATCGCCGTGGTGGCGATCGCGGCCGTGGCCGCCCTGACGATCATGCCGGCGCTGCTCACCCTGCTCGGCAAGCGGGTGAACGCCTGGCCGGTGCCGTGGCGCCGCAGGGTCCAGGCGGGCTGCGCGTCGCGCTGGTGGGAGGCGCTGGCGCGCCGTGTCGTGCGCCGCCCGGTGCTGGCCGCGGTGCCGGTGATCGGCCTGCTGGCGGTGCTCGCCGCGCCGTTCGCGCACGCCGGATTCGCCACCCCCGACGACCGGGCGCTGCCGGCCGGCTCGTTCAGCCGGCAGGCCGGGGACCTGGTGCGCGGTGAGTTCGGCACGCGCAGCGCCGGGGCACTGACGGTCTTCACCACGAGTGCGACACCCCAGGTCGCACTCGACTACGCCCCCCGGCTGTCCGCGCTGCCCGGCGTGGCCCAGGTGGTGGGGCCGTTCGGTGTCTACCGGGACGGCCGGCAGGTGGCCGCATCCGGCCCGGGCCAGGCCGGCCCTTCCGGCACCGACAGGGCGGCCTTCCACTCGGTGGTGCCGTCGGCCGACCCCCGGTCGGGCGCCGCCCAGCGCCTCGTTCGCGCCATCCGCGCGATGCCCACGCCCGCGGACACCCACGTCCACGTCGGCGGGCCGAGCGCGGTCCTGGTCGACGCCAAGGACACGGTCGCCGGCCGGCTTCCGCTGGCGCTGGCCGTGATCACCCTCACCACGTCCGTACTGCTGTTCGGCTTCACCCGCAGTGTGATCCTGCCGCTGAAGGCGATCGCGCTGAACGCCCTGAGCCTTGCCGCGGTCATGGGCGCCATGGTGTGGGTCTTCCAGACGGGCCATCTGCAGAGCCTGCTCGGCTTCACGCCCGGACCGCTCTCCACGACCATGCCGGTGCTGCTGTTCTGCATCGTCTTCGGGCTCTCGGTCGACTACGAGGTGTTCGTCCTCGCCCGTATCAAGGAAGCCCACGACGCCGGGCAGGACACGGCCGGCTCGATCGTCACGGGCATCGCCCGCACCGGCGGCATCGTCACCACCGCCGGCGCCCTGCTCGCGTTCACCCTCCTCAGCTTCGGCACCTCCCAGGTGTCCCTCCTGCAGTTCTTCGGGATCGGCGCCGGTCTTGGCGTTCTCCTCGACGCCACCCTCGTGCGCGGCGTCCTCGTGCCCGCGCTCATGCGCCTGGCGGGCGGCTGGAACTGGTGGGCACCGCGCGGGCTGCGACGCGACCGGCCCGCCAGAAACGGCCCGCCCGTCACAGGCGATCCGCCGGCGCGCCGGGCGCCTCCGCCGCCGCCCGCACGGCATGCACCGCCCACACCGCCCGTACCGCCCGTACCTCAGGTATCGCAGGCATCGCAGGCATCGCAGGCACCGGCTGGTGCAGGCCCTGCCGTACCTCCCGTCTCGTCCCCATCACGGCGCACACCCGACGTCTCCCGCTCCAGCCACCCGACCCAGGAAGGCCTCTCATGA
- a CDS encoding polyketide synthase, translating to MTDNATDNATGIAIVGLGCRFPGAGDIQAYWKLLLSGQRQFSAVPANRWNHDTFHEPGRRRGGHAAYTDQVAFLDGVERFAGLHYGLPPARVRAMDPQHRLMLDVTREALDDAGWGRGGFDRENTGVFVGISVSDYKDLMTARIRAVSLADGSIGGATDPRILEAFRERAEELSTIHSFTLPGSLLNMAPATVSRQFGLGGPSFAVDAACSSSLIALETAVAHLRQGTCRIAVVGGAYLSLTPDGLVGFSQLGALSATGVCRPFDKDADGFVLGEGAGSVVLRPLPDALADGDRVYAVIKGIGSANDGASPEPLAPTPEGQLRAMRRAYADARVTPSSVGFIEAHGTGTRAGDRAEAQALRRLRTEYPDDDPALCYLGSAKALIGHSLSAAGIAGLIKTALVVHHRTIVPQPDTTPHPDLGIEAAGLRFAPAARPWPSSGGPLRAAVSSFGFGGTNVHVVLTPPPAPLGHAAGTAEVRPRATHRSLAPNPAPGTAPNPTSC from the coding sequence ATGACTGACAACGCCACCGACAACGCCACCGGCATCGCCATCGTCGGACTCGGCTGCCGTTTCCCCGGCGCCGGCGACATCCAGGCCTACTGGAAGCTCCTTCTGAGCGGACAGCGGCAGTTCTCCGCGGTCCCGGCAAACCGCTGGAACCACGACACCTTCCACGAACCGGGCAGGCGGCGCGGCGGCCATGCCGCATACACCGACCAGGTCGCCTTCCTGGACGGCGTGGAGCGGTTCGCCGGCCTGCACTACGGTCTGCCGCCCGCCCGTGTGCGGGCCATGGACCCCCAGCACCGTCTGATGCTCGACGTCACCCGCGAGGCCCTCGACGACGCGGGGTGGGGCCGCGGCGGCTTCGACCGGGAGAACACCGGGGTCTTCGTCGGGATATCGGTGTCCGACTACAAGGACCTCATGACGGCCCGTATCCGCGCCGTCAGCCTCGCCGACGGGTCCATCGGCGGCGCAACCGACCCCCGCATCCTGGAGGCCTTCAGGGAGCGGGCCGAGGAGCTGAGCACGATCCACTCCTTCACCCTGCCCGGGAGCCTGCTCAACATGGCGCCCGCCACCGTCAGCCGGCAGTTCGGCCTCGGCGGCCCCAGCTTCGCCGTGGATGCGGCCTGCTCCAGCTCACTGATCGCCCTTGAGACGGCCGTCGCCCACCTGCGCCAGGGCACCTGCCGGATCGCTGTCGTCGGCGGCGCGTATCTCAGCCTCACCCCCGACGGCCTGGTCGGCTTCTCCCAGCTCGGCGCACTGTCCGCCACCGGGGTGTGCCGCCCCTTCGACAAGGACGCCGACGGGTTCGTCCTCGGCGAAGGCGCCGGAAGCGTCGTCCTACGACCGCTGCCGGACGCACTCGCCGACGGCGACCGCGTCTACGCCGTCATCAAGGGCATCGGCTCGGCCAACGACGGCGCCTCTCCCGAACCGCTGGCCCCCACCCCCGAAGGCCAGCTGCGGGCCATGCGCCGCGCCTACGCCGACGCCCGTGTGACCCCCTCCTCGGTGGGCTTCATCGAGGCCCACGGCACCGGCACCAGGGCCGGGGACCGCGCCGAGGCCCAGGCGCTGCGCCGGCTGCGCACCGAGTACCCCGATGACGATCCCGCCCTGTGCTACCTCGGCTCGGCCAAGGCCCTCATCGGGCACTCGCTGTCCGCGGCCGGCATCGCGGGGCTGATCAAGACGGCCCTGGTCGTCCACCACCGCACGATCGTGCCGCAGCCGGACACCACCCCCCACCCGGACCTCGGGATCGAAGCGGCCGGCCTGCGCTTCGCCCCCGCTGCCCGGCCATGGCCGAGCAGCGGGGGCCCGCTGCGGGCCGCCGTCAGCTCCTTCGGCTTCGGGGGCACGAACGTCCATGTGGTCCTCACCCCGCCGCCCGCCCCCCTCGGCCATGCCGCAGGCACCGCTGAGGTCCGCCCCCGTGCGACGCACCGAAGCCTCGCCCCCAATCCCGCCCCGGGCACCGCCCCGAACCCCACCTCGTGCTGA